The Pyrenophora tritici-repentis strain M4 chromosome 2, whole genome shotgun sequence genome window below encodes:
- a CDS encoding DnaJ, DnaJ-class molecular chaperone with C-terminal Zn finger domain protein, translating to MAYTKDFYHVLGLEAPRWNDSTKAQSTVDLRRGYKIALLAAHPDKQSSGTTDAVKKTTREGDKGYTVDDVKEAYTILSDPKSRADYDNWLLHNRDMLRSSRSSLHTASLLPSSDFILGLELLDLSDFDIVEPGSDISAKVDSARGDNMSAEEEQMQWTRPCRCGAENGFKILEEELEDAEGRGEKEVLVGLG from the exons ATGGCGTATACAAAAGACTTTTATCATGTCCTTGGATTGGAAGCGCCTCGCTGGAACGATTCCACAAAAGCACAGTCAACAGTCGATCTGCGCAGAGGGTACAAAATCGCCCTCTTAGCGGCGCACCCAGACAAACAGAGTAGTGGTACTACCGACGCCGTGAAGAAGACAACACGGGAAGGGGACAAGGGGTACACAGTAGACGACGTAAAAGAAGCCTACACTATTCTCTCCGACCCGAAATCGCGGGCAGACTACGACAACTGGCTTCTCCACAATCGCGACATGCTTCGTTCGAGTCGATCGTCGTTGCACACTGCTTCTCTCCTCCCGTCCAGCGACTTTATCCTCGGCCTTGAACTCCTTGATTTGAGCGACTTTGATATCGTTGAACCCGGATCAGATATATCTGCGAAAGTAGACAGTGCCAGAGGGGATAATATGAGTGCAGAGGAAGAGCAGATGCAGTGGACGAGACCGTGTCGATGCGGTGCGGAAAATGGTTTCAAGATTCTGGAAGAGGAGCTTGAAGATGCGGAGGGGAGAGGGGAGAAAGAGGTGCTTGTGGGGT TGGGTTGA
- a CDS encoding 14-3-3 multi-domain protein, whose amino-acid sequence MATERESKTFLARLCEQAERYDEMVTYMKEVAKVAGELTVDERNLLSVAYKNVVGTRRASWRIISSIEQKEESKGSEKHVGTIRDYRQKIETELEQVCQDVLNVLDDSLIPKAESGESKVFYHKMKGDYHRYLAEFASGEKRKVAATAAHEAYKTATDVAQTELTPTHPIRLGLALNFSVFYYEILNSPDRACHLAKQAFDDAIAELDSLSEESYRDSTLIMQLLRDNLTLWTSSDGNEGEAAAADAPKDETKATEDAPAASEPKPEETPAAAPAPAA is encoded by the exons ATGGCGACTGAG CGTGAGAG CAAGACTTTCCTCGCCCGGCTGTGCGAACAGGCTGAGCGCTACGATG AAATGGTCACGTACATGAAG GAAGTTGCCAAG GTCGCCGGTGAACTCACTGTTGACGAGCGCAACCTTCTGTCCGTCGCCTACAAGAACGTTGTCGGAACCCGACGCGCGTCATGGCGCATCATCTCGTCGATCGAGCAGAAGGAGGAGTCCAAGGGCTCTGAGAAGCACGTTGGCACCATCCGTGACTACCGCCAGAAGATCGAGACGGAGCTCGAGCAGGTCTGCCAGGATGTCCTCAACGTGCTCGACGACTCTCTCATTCCCAAGGCTGAGTCCGGCGAGTCCAAGGTCTTCTACCACAAGAT GAAGGGAGACTACCACCGCTACCTTGCCGAGTTCGCCTCTGGTGAGAAGCGCAAGGTCGCTGCGACAGCCGCACACGAGGCCTACAAG ACGGCCACCGATGTCGCCCAGACCGAGCTCACACCCACCCACCCCATCCGTCTCGGCCTTGCCCTGAACTTCTCGGTCTTCTACTACGAGATCTTGAACTCGCCCGACCGTGCTTGCCACCTTGCCAAGCAGGCCTTCGACGACGCCATTGCTGAGCTCGACTCTCTGTCCGAAGAGTCCTACCGCGACAGCACCCTCATCATGCAGCTCCTTCGTGACAACCTTACCCTCTGGACGTCATCGGACGGCAACGAGGGCGAGGCTGCCGCCGCCGACGCACCCAAGGACGAGACCAAAGCCACCGAGGACGCACCGGCTGCATCTGAGCCCAAGCCTGAGGAGACACCCGCTGCCGCCCCTGCCCCCGCCGCTTAA
- a CDS encoding DUF1421 multi-domain protein has product MDGRKQGRPEEELFLRYDNPDTPTIPTVGPLRIQKGRDGKSPPPRTDSAGSSSQPAFSRPPPMPSFPAPPTSPPNAPLPYPDTDRPPNAQPILGTGRFTPLSERERRAKNATPPESSQGQRRSSNATGPSPTSPSQRARFDANDPNRPTISGYGARNPDGSVQPSRLAERRGTAPKPLPDSPGPETPDKEGLFQKAPQRKGSADVAANPYPEYHQQYFPPPAANPVVYTGPKQDEPVLKVPTPVGVNRLSSTASTSTVRAQRGSPPPPETPIIPPSGGGIEARFAAAGIAGTSTLTNLQAQSVQNAAAAQRNQIYANQQPRPGLTTPQPSQQQPARRPWTPTEQPGGNPHGPPAVYQGMDQVPPSSTPPQGPLPQAPNTRFSPPPTNANVPPEHPLNHEMGRMNLNEEPPPAYSSITTPPTGQAHSYPNDKGQQPAAQGAMFPDPNQGHPAFANDVRQQAGPSQPAAYYYIHLPTQSTQWEFPKGPTPLNLNEPMSPTGTFVGGPLASPSFGKAPIASPGFAPQTATYPGDFGMAPLATPTTTGFTGPPPLAGVDQYKVAPTNGVYFGPYLRYTNMDIERGLWLGSILLITNTPHPPTIHIHQSADLSPNPRQLKANPIYTHQTWIFYRYDIDLRMEEEHAAKWTYAITSHLGCTRFEFLVAGRNETSWRFIAHSGNDFALNVNANERAKLGGVGLMWKDILQKNAECGGFHVQLGLGGQIYADRLWKELPLLKQWTATSGKDVRKNAPWTAKHEEDVCHAYFHYYTSHFDQPHLREAFAQIPHILALDDHDIFDGFGSYPEYMQFSNMFRNIGRLGIEMYLLFQHHTTLEILRNVNNDMDLFTITGTGWHFIKYLGPCVTVVGPDCRSERNPHQVMAGPTYQGIFPKVATLPPSVQHCIWMVPVPIVYPRLESVEHFAHSMATGKKAVTGTFNMLGKVTAGVAGVVGAKSVVGDGFNSVKKAIGKSGLMSGVLSPFGEIDLLDELRDQWTHDSKDLERTYLIRTLQGIAHNKSLRMTFFSGAVDCCGAGLVHDPSRPQDHKTMYQIISASVVNGPPGNYVLRLLHNNRALYVPQNGHRSNNQPSDTKEDMMEIFTQDVNGQPREYKRLMGRRNYVACVIYDPEIVNGNFGQAVPGQGSGKLSLAVDFMVQNDGGYAAPMKYGPVIIPSLEYGR; this is encoded by the exons ATGGACGGGAGGAAGCAGGGACGTCCGGAGGAGGAGCTCTTCTTGCGATACGATAACCCAGACACGCCCACGATTCCCACAGTCGGGCCTCTGAGGATACAAAAGGGTCGCGATGGCAAGAGTCCCCCTCCGCGAACAGACTCGGCCGGCAGTTCGAGCCAGCCAGCCTTCTCGCGCCCGCCGCCCATGCCCTCGTTCCCCGCACCGCCCACGAGCCCCCCAAATGCTCCCCTCCCATACCCCGATACAGACCGGCCACCCAACGCGCAGCCTATCCTAGGCACCGGTAGATTTACGCCCCTCAGCGAAAGGGAGCGACGCGCGAAGAATGCCACACCTCCTGAATCCAGCCAAGGGCAGAGGCGAAGTTCGAATGCGACAGGGCCGAGTCCCACTTCGCCCAGCCAGCGCGCTCGCTTCGATGCGAACGACCCCAACAGGCCGACGATAAGTGGTTACGGCGCTAGGAACCCGGATGGCTCAGTGCAACCGTCGAGGCTGGCAGAGCGGAGAGGAACAGCACCCAAGCCCCTCCCAGACTCGCCGGGGCCAGAGACGCCAGACAAAGAAGGCCTGTTCCAGAAGGCGCCGCAGCGGAAAGGCAGCGCAGATGTCGCCGCGAACCCATATCCCGAGTACCACCAGCAGTACTTTCCCCCTCCCGCTGCGAACCCCGTAGTATACACAGGCCCTAAACAAGATGAGCCGGTACTCAAAGTGCCCACCCCTGTAGGTGTCAATCGTCTCAGCTCCACAGCCTCAACGTCGACAGTGAGGGCGCAGCGGGGTTCTCCCCCACCTCCCGAGACGCCCATCATTCCTCCGTCTGGTGGTGGCATCGAAGCACGCTTTGCAGCGGCTGGCATTGCAGGCACCTCAACCCTCACAAATCTCCAGGCGCAAAGCGTTCAAAACGCCGCAGCTGCTCAGCGAAACCAGATCTATGCCAACCAGCAGCCCCGTCCAGGCCTCACAACACCACAGCCGAGCCAGCAACAGCCAGCGAGGAGACCATGGACACCTACAGAGCAACCAGGAGGCAATCCACATGGCCCGCCAGCAGTGTACCAGGGCATGGATCAAGTGCCTCCCTCGAGCACCCCTCCTCAAGGCCCTCTTCCGCAAGCACCAAACACGCGCTTCTCACCTCCTCCCACAAATGCCAACGTGCCACCAGAACACCCACTGAATCATGAGATGGGACGGATGAACCTGAACGAGGAACCACCACCAGCCTACTCAAGCATAACAACACCGCCAACAGGCCAAGCCCATAGCTATCCCAACGACAAGGGACAGCAGCCAGCTGCTCAGGGAGCCATGTTCCCTGATCCCAACCAGGGCCATCCTGCCTTCGCAAACGACGTGCGCCAGCAAGCCGGGCCATCACAACCTGCTGCG TACTACTACATCCATCTCCCCACACAGTCTACCCAATGGGAGTTCCCCAAGGGGCCTACACCCCTAAACCTCAATGAGCCCATGTCGCCGACAGGCACCTTCGTAGGTGGTCCTTTGGCGTCCCCCTCGTTCGGCAAGGCCCCTATTGCATCACCTGGCTTCGCTCCCCAGACCGCCACATATCCTGGAGACTTTGGCATGGCTCCGCTAGCAACGCCAACTACTACAGGCTTTACTGGGCCGCCTCCACTTGCTGGTGTTGATCAGTACAAAGTTGCGCCTACCAATGGTGTATACTTTGGGCCATATCTCAGATACACCAACATGGACATTGAACGAGGCTTATGGCTAGGATCCATTCTTCTCATCACAAACACTCCTCATCCACCCACAATTCACATTCATCAGAGTGCAGACTTGTCACCAAACCCACGACAATTAAAAGCCAATCCCATCTATACCCACCAAACATGGATCTTCTACAGATACGACATTGATTTAAGGATGGAGGAGGAACATGCTGCCAAGTGGACCTATGCCATCACCTCACATCTCGGCTGCACTCGATTTGAGTTCCTGGTTGCAGGACGAAACGAGACTAGTTGGCGGTTCATTGCTCATTCTGGCAATGACTTCGCGCTGAATGTGAATGCGAACGAACGAGCCAAACTCGGTGGCGTGGGTCTGATGTGGAAAGATATCTTACAGAAGAACGCCGAATGCGGTGGCTTCCACGTCCAGCTGGGTTTGGGCGGCCAGATTTATGCCGACCGGCTGTGGAAAGAACTTCCGCTTCTCAAGCAATGGACAGCAACAAGCGGCAAGGATGTCCGGAAGAATGCTCCTTGGACCGCAAAGCACGAGGAAGATGTCTGCCACGCATATTTTCACTACTACACCAGCCACTTTGATCAACCGCACCTGAGAGAGGCATTCGCACAAATTCCCCACATCCTTGCTCTTGATGACCATGACAT ATTTGATGGGTTTGGGTCGTATCCTGAGTACATGCAGTTTTCGAATATGTTTAGGAATATCGGAAGACTGGGTATCGAGATGTATCTGCTCTTTCAGCATCACACAACGCTCGAGATTCTTCGGAATGTCAACAACGATATGGACCTCTTCACAATTACCGGTACAGGCTGGCACTTTATCAAGTATCTAGGTCCTTGCGTCACAGTTGTTGGCCCCGATTGTCGCTCTGAGCGTAATCCGCATCAAGTCATGGCAGGCCCAACATATCAGGGTATCTTCCCAAAGGTGGCAACATTACCACCGAGCGTTCAACATTGCATCTGGATGGTACCCGTTCCCATTGTGTACCCTCGTCTCGAGTCGGTCGAGCACTTTGCTCATTCCATGGCTACAGGCAAGAAAGCTGTTACCGGTACTTTCAATATGTTAGGAAAGGTAACAGCCGGCGTCGCTGGCGTTGTAGGGGCGAAGAGCGTCGTTGGTGATGGCTTCAACTCGGTCAAGAAAGCTATCGGTAAGTCTGGTTTGATGAGTGGGGTCTTGAGTCCTTTCGGAGAGATTGATTTGCTGGACGAGTTGCGAGATCAGTGGACGCACGATTCAAAG GACCTTGAGCGGACCTACCTGATCCGAACACTACAAGGCATTGCTCACAACAAGTCATTACGAATGACGTTCTTCTCTGGCGCTGTCGACTGTTGTGGTGCAGGACTGGTGCACGACCCGTCAAGGCCACAGGATCACAAGACCATGTACCAGATCATATCCGCTTCAGTTGTGAACGGACCACCTGGTAACTACGTTTTGCGACTACTACACAACAACCGGGCGCTCTATGTACCACAAAACGGACATCGCAGCAACAACCAGCCTTCCGACACGAAAGAAGATATGATGGAGATTTTCACCCAAGACGTCAACGGGCAGCCGCGGGAGTACAAGAGACTCATGGGCCGGAGGAATTATGTCGCCTGTGTGATATACGACCCAGAGATTGTGAATGGCAATTTCGGCCAAGCAGTGCCGGGACAGGGAAGTGGAAAGCTGAGTCTGGCGGTTGACTTTATGGTGCAGAATGATGGCGGCTACGCTGCGCCAATGAAGTATGGACCAGTCATCATCCCGAGTCTGGAGTATGGCAGATAG
- a CDS encoding Erv26 multi-domain protein has protein sequence MWILPLLGYVGIVLGFAFLTLAIASGLYYLSELVEEHTVFAKKLLYRLIYGVVAIQILLLFVDKFPIGLSALSVVSHGIYAQNLRRFPVVKLTDPLFLLSCALVIANHYLWFRHFSAPPAHSYNSYPYSRDFNIPTFTEIAAFFGLCVWLVPFALFVSLSAGENVLPSMGSEYATGDGSSYIMPGKAPESFASGSGVGVGGVGGGIEGKRRARSGTNAGMAKAVVTGVREWVGETGEVMGFWKARCRDPESSLRSTCAVCTLLVPWDAARMCKDEDGALQQLVVAAVLIQETKFWKEVARKAFTDSVQGPEYDGFRNTYNISMQENQDLLMVGEAAKQLAAARQQASQHWSAKENLMKARTMQKTHFKKKHEPRSTAKVMDMELN, from the exons ATGTGGATACTACCGCTTCTTGGTTATGTCGGAATCGTGCTCGGCTTTGCATTCTTGACGCTTGCGATAG CTTCCGGCCTGTACTACTTGTCTGAACTCGTCGAAGAGCACACCGTGTTTGCAAAGAAACTGCTGTACCGTCTCATCTATGGCGTCGTGGCTATCCAGATTCTGCTCCTCTTCGTGGACAAGTTCCCAATTGGCCTGAGCGCTCTGAGTGTGGTGTCGCATGGCATCTACGCCCAGAACCTCAGACGCTTCCCAGTTGTCAAGCTTACCGACCCCTTGTTTTTGCTGTCTTGCG CCCTCGTAATAGCAAACCACTACCTTTGGTTCCGCCACTTCAGCGCACCGCCTGCCCATTCCTACAACTCATATCCCTACAGCCGCGACTTTAATATTCCTACATTCACCGAGATTGCAGCTTTCTTCGGACTCTGCGTCTGGCTCGTACCTTTTGCCTTGTTCGTCTCCTTGTCCGCCGGCGAAAATGTTCTTCCCTCGATGGGCTCCGAGTATGCGACTGGGGATGGCAGCAGCTACATAATGCCCGGTAAAGCACCAGAATCTTTTGCCAGCGGTTCAGGCGTCGGCGTGGGAGGAGTCGGTGGTGGTATCGAGGGGAAGAGGCGGGCGAGGAGCGGGACGAACGCTGGTATGGCAAAGGCCGTGGTCACCGGTGTTCGAGAATGGGTGGGGGAAACAGGAGAGGTCATGGGGTTTTGGAAGG CGCGTTGCCGAGATCCTGAGAGCAGCCTACGTTCGACTTGCGCCGTTTGTACGCTGTTAGTACCTTGGGATGCAGCTCGTATGTGCAAAGACGAGGATGGAGCATTGCAACAACTCGTCGTGGCCGCAGTCCTCATTCAAGAGACCAAATTCTGGAAAGAAGTTGCTCGCAAGGCATTCACGGACAGTGTTCAGGGCCCCGAGTACGATGGCTTTCGCAATACCTACAACATAAGCATGCAAGAGAATCAAGACCTGCTCATGGTTGGTGAAGCCGCTAAGCAGTTGGCTGCGGCGCGACAGCAG GCTTCTCAGCACTGGTCGGCCAAGGAGAACTTGATGAAGGCGCGGACGATGCAGAAGACCCATTTCAAGAAGAAACACGAGCCGAGGTCAACCGCCAAGGTCATGGACATGGAACTGAACTAG
- a CDS encoding UbiE, Methylase involved in ubiquinone-menaquinone biosynthesis, with protein MSRPEDILPPDLFYNDSESRKYTTSSRIRKIQSTMTHRALSLLALSSPSLILDIGCGSGLSGEILSQTQEQGTPGGPHVWVGFDISASMLGVALEKEVEGDLLLADAGQGVPFRPGTFDAAISISAVQWLCNAETSEESPAGRLSRFFNQLYASLKRGGRAVCQFYPKNDAQKKMVAQAAIKAGFGAGLLEDDMGTKSAKTYLVLTVGGGALDGDITGVVRGMEGVDVEDARRKSKGMKRGEERKGSKAYIMKKKEQMERQGKVVKASSKYTGRKRRIQF; from the exons ATGTCGCGCCCCGAAGACATTCT ACCCCCCGATCTCTTCTACAATGATTCCGAGTCTCGGAAATACACGACGTCATCTCGTATCCGAAAGATCCAATCGACAATGACCCACCGCGCTCTCTCACTCCTCGCCCTGTCTTCtccctccctgatcctcgACATTGGCTGCGGCTCCGGCCTCTCTGGGGAAATCTTGTCACAGACGCAAGAACAAGGCACTCCAGGTGGCCCGCATGTGTGGGTTGGCTTCGACATCAGCGCATCAATGCTGGGCGTGGCTCTGGAGAAAGAAGTTGAGGGGGACCTACTGCTGGCGGACGCGGGACAAGGCGTGCCCTTCAGACCCGGAACTTTCGATGCAGCCATTAGTATAAGTGCGGTGCAGTGGCTGTGTAACGCCGAGACAAGCGAGGAGAGCCCGGCGGGTAGACTGTCGAGATTCTTCAACCAACTGTATGCGAGTTTGAAGAGAGGCGGCAGGGCTGTGTGTCAGTTCTACCCAAAGAACGACGCGCAGAAGAAGATGGTAGCCCAGGCGGCCATCAAAGCCGGTTTCGGGGCAGGTCTGCTAGAGGATGATATGGGTACCAAGAGCGCGAAGACCTATCTCGTTTTGACCGTCGGCGGTGGAGCGTTGGACGGCGACATTACGGGCGTGGTGAGGGGTATGGAGGGTGTGGATGTCGAGGATGCTAGGAGGAAATCAAAAGGCATGAAGAGGGGCGAGGAGAGGAAAGGCAGCAAGGCGTACATCATGAAGAAAAAGGAGCAGATGGAGAGGCAAGGCAAGGTTGTCAAGGCTTCCTCCAAGTACACGGGCCGCAAGAGGAGGATTCAGTTTTAG
- a CDS encoding LeuB, Isocitrate-isopropylmalate dehydrogenase → MKLADGLFRNTVKRVGEDYPTLETNDMIVDNASMQCVSRPQQFDVMVMPNLYGGILSNIGAGLVGGPGIVPGCNMGRNVAVFEPGCRHVGLDIKGKDQANPTALILSAAMMLRHIGLDDHANRISQSVYKVIAEGTARTRDMGGNTTTHEFTRAVLNQMEKA, encoded by the exons ATGAAGCTTGCCGATGGGCTGTTCCGCAACACGGTCAAGAGGGTCGGTGAGGACTACCCCACCCTTgagaccaacgacatgaTCGTCGACAACGCCTCTATGCAGTGTGTCTCCAGGCCCCAGCAATTCGATGTCATGGTCATGCCCAACTTGTACGGAGGTATCCTGTCCAACATTGGTGCTGGTCTCGTTGGAGGACCTGGCATCGTCCCCGGTTGCAACATGGGCCGCAACGTTGCCGTTTTCGAGCCTGGATGCCGTCACGTCGGTCTTGACATCAAGGGCAAGGACCAGGCCAACCCCACTGCTCTGATCCTCTCCGCTGCCATGATGCTGCGACACATTGGTCTTGATGACCACGCCAACCGCATCTCGCAGTCCGTCTACAAGGTCATCGCTGAAGG CACCGCCCGCACACGCGACATGGGAGGCAACACCACCACCCACGAGTTCACTCGCGCTGTTCTGAACCAGATGGAGAAGGCATAG
- a CDS encoding 60S ribosomal eL38 domain-containing protein translates to MPSEVSDIKQFIEICRRKDAKSARIKKNKKVNNIKFKVRCSTNVYTLVLKDTDKAEKLKQSLPPGLTISDVGKKNPKGKRTA, encoded by the exons ATGCCTTCCGAAGTTTCCGACATCAAGCAGTTCATCGAGATCTGCAGGCGCAAGGATGCCAAGT CCGCCCGCATaaagaagaacaagaaggtcAACAACATCAAGTTCAAGGTTCGATGCTCAACAAACGTCTACACCCTCGTCCTTAAGGACACCGACAAggccgagaagctcaagcAGAGTCTTCCCCCGG GTCTCACCATCTCCGACGTCGGCAAGAAGAACCCCAAGGGCAAGCGCACTGCATAA
- a CDS encoding Zn-dependent hydrolase beta-lactamase protein, producing the protein MKRLQITTNSSGPPTKLDTTVPASLPDAKETKIHPQNAPDASTNASLFFVGTATTILEWEGLRILTDPNFLHAGDHVHLGPGVNATRQTNPAIDLEDLPRIDVILLSHYHEDHFDREVEEKLSKGLPIITTPHAKECLTAKGDESFKNVHALDFWNSLIMDVSRSDSAQGTGPKPSIRVTGMPGKHVPPGPLNVANEILHAVPPTNGWMLELGYSDASSSNGSDFENGYRIYISGDTLMVDELKEIPERYKGQNIDLMLIHLGGTTIPGPKMPLLMVTMDADQGVQLMQLINPDLTIPIHYDDYDVFMSPLDNFKKAVHAAGLDSKVVYLDRKDQYKFNVKQGQKPKQSLY; encoded by the coding sequence ATGAAGCGCCTCCAAATCACCACAAATAGTTCTGGCCCGCCCACAAAGCTCGATACTACCGTACCTGCCTCTCTACCCGACGCCAAAGAGACCAAGATCCACCCCCAAAATGCTCCAGATGCATCCACAAACGCctccctcttcttcgtcggGACTGCTACCACGATTCTAGAATGGGAAGGTCTTCGCATTCTCACAGACCCAAACTTCCTGCATGCCGGCGATCACGTGCATCTAGGACCAGGCGTCAATGCGACTCGCCAGACAAATCCAGCCATTGATTTGGAGGACCTGCCGAGAATCGATGTCATCTTGTTATCGCATTACCACGAGGATCACTTTGATCGAGAAGTTGAGGAGAAGCTGTCAAAGGGACTTCCCATCATCACTACGCCGCATGCCAAAGAATGCCTTACAGCCAAGGGCGACGAGTCCTTCAAGAACGTACACGCACTTGACTTCTGGAACAGCTTGATCATGGACGTATCGCGATCTGACAGCGCACAGGGCACAGGTCCAAAGCCGAGCATCAGAGTCACAGGTATGCCTGGAAAGCATGTACCCCCTGGGCCGCTCAATGTTGCGAATGAGATCCTGCACGCTGTTCCGCCTACCAATGGTTGGATGCTCGAACTCGGATACTCTGATGCTTCCTCCAGCAACGGTAGCGACTTCGAGAACGGATATCGTATCTACATTTCAGGAGATACACTAATGGTAGATGAACTAAAAGAGATTCCCGAGCGGTACAAGGGCCAGAACATCGACCTGATGCTGATCCACCTTGGAGGCACTACGATTCCGGGGCCCAAGATGCCATTGCTGATGGTCACGATGGATGCCGACCAGGGCGTCCAACTGATGCAGCTCATCAATCCTGATCTGACCATCCCAATCCACTATGATGACTACGATGTCTTCATGAGTCCGTTGGATAACTTCAAGAAGGCAGTACATGCAGCAGGCCTAGATAGCAAGGTTGTATATCTGGATCGAAAGGACCAGTACAAGTTCAATGTCAAGCAAGGTCAGAAGCCGAAGCAATCGCTGTATTAG